One window of Misgurnus anguillicaudatus chromosome 13, ASM2758022v2, whole genome shotgun sequence genomic DNA carries:
- the LOC141369233 gene encoding uncharacterized protein has translation MTLWCVWSAFCSCVSCVPQALVSESSDAPPVTARRFKPVFPAPATTTRRSEPEPPAHPVKTELPYLNRLNRLAYLNRLNPLAYLNHLNRLAYLNHLFRLVYLNRLVHLNRLVHLSRLFRLVHLSHLIHLSRLIHLSHLLHLSLIHRSRLLHMSHLHFMFRLEGLNLSHLSLLSRPLPVSKLPVCHVEAKMVTPEFPVSCRTASVITPKFHGLSALAKMTVYYSELFALP, from the coding sequence ATGACCCTGTGGTGTGTGTGGTCTGCTTTCTGCTCTTGTGTTTCCTGTGTTCCTCAAGCCCTTGTGTCTGAATCATCTGATGCACCTCCTGTCACGGCTAGAAGGTTCAAACCTGTGTTTCCTGCACCTGCTACCACGACTAGAAGGTCTGAACCTGAGCCTCCTGCGCATCCCGTCAAAACTGAATTGCCTTACCTAAACCGCCTGAATCGCCTGGCTTACCTGAACCGCCTGAATCCCTTGGCTTACCTGAACCACCTGAATCGCCTGGCTTACCTGAACCACCTGTTTCGCCTGGTTTACCTGAACCGCCTGGTTCACCTGAACCgcctggttcacctgagtcgcctgtttcgcctggttcacctgagtcaCCTGATTCATCTGAGTcgcctgattcacctgagtcATCTGCTTCACCTGAGTCTAATTCACCGGAGTCGTCTGCTGCACATGAGTCACCTGCACTTCATGTTTCGGTTGGAAGGTCTGAATCTGAGTCACTTGAGCTTATTGTCTAGACCACTTCCTGTTTCCAAGTTACCTGTGTGTCATGTAGAGGCCAAGATGGTTACTCCTGAGTTCCCTGTGTCCTGTAGGACAGCTAGTGTGATCACTCCCAAGTTCCATGGACTCTCTGCCCTTGCCAAAATGACTGTGTATTACTCTGAACTCTTTGCCCTGCCTTAG